In Stanieria sp. NIES-3757, the DNA window CTGGTTTAACCATTGCCAGAATTACAACATACAACATATAAGAACCAGCAAGCATCAATCCTGGTATTAATGCTCCTAAAAATAAATCTCCTACAGAAACCCCAATTTGATCGCTGAGAATTACCAAAACCAGACTAGGGGGAATCAATTGGGCTAAAGTTCCTGAGGCAACAATGACTCCTGAAGCTAATTGTTTATCATAGCCGTAACGCAGCATCACAGGTAAAGATAACATCCCCATGACTATGACAGTAGCAGCCACTACTCCCGTAGTAGCAGCGAGGATTGTTCCTACTAAAACTACAGCTAAAGCAAGCCCACCCTTTAATTTTCCTAAAACAATGCCAATAGTTTCTAATAATTCTTCTGCTAACCCTGATTTTTCTAAAACTGCACCCAAAAACACAAAATAGGGAATTGCCAGCAGGGTAAAGTTAGACATCGTGCCAAACCAGACGTTGGGTAATAGCAAAAGTCGATTGAGATCAAAAGCACCAACGCCTAACCCAATTAAACCAAAGATAATCGCAGTACCAGCAAAAGAAAAGGCAACAGGATAGCCACTCATCAAAATGAAGAAGAAGCCTACAAACATCAAAATTGCCAGCCACTCAAAGCCCATCCTCGTCTCCTATTCAATATTGGTATGATCGGAAGTTTCTAAACGAATTTGTTCGGCTACTTGTTGAAAACCCAACAAGACTGCTAAATATTTAATTGCTTGGGAAATACTTTGTAACAATAACAAGATTAAACCAATGGGAATCATAGTTTTGATTGGAGCGCGGGGCAACCCATTGGCATCACCAGAAATTTCCCATGTTCCCCAACTGCCATCAGGCAAACGTCCCCAGGAGTTTAAAACAGGATTGAAGGTTACCCAAAGACCAATTAAACAAAAAGGAATTAAAAATAATACTGTACCTAAAAAATCAATAAGCGATCGCTGTCGTTCATTCAATCTTGAATAGAAAAAATCAACGCGCACATTATCGCCATGTTTGAGAATATAAGCAAATCCTAGTAAAAATAAAATTGAAAATAAATACCATTGCAACTCAATTAAAGCGTTCGAGGATAATTTAACTCCGATAAATCGCCCTAG includes these proteins:
- a CDS encoding Tripartite ATP-independent periplasmic transporter DctQ component, with translation MPKKDFMRSRPKGVNPASALLSSLLKISQAIDNFIDKLDFLLNWLVLLAVGIGFYNVMARYLGRFIGVKLSSNALIELQWYLFSILFLLGFAYILKHGDNVRVDFFYSRLNERQRSLIDFLGTVLFLIPFCLIGLWVTFNPVLNSWGRLPDGSWGTWEISGDANGLPRAPIKTMIPIGLILLLLQSISQAIKYLAVLLGFQQVAEQIRLETSDHTNIE